The genomic window TTTTTTAATAAACTCAAAGACCTTTACCCTGATTTAAGTCAGAACGATTTAAAGTTTTGTGCCTACTTATCGATGAATCTATCTTCAAAAGAAATGGCGCAGCTGATGAATGTAACTATTAAAGCCATCGAAGTGGGCAGATATCGCTTAAGAAAGAAACTCCAGCTTAAGCCAGAGACTAATTTATATGAGTTCCTGATTAACATCGCCCGCCAAAAAACGTCTTAAAACAATGTTTTCGCTACAAATGAGAACGTTTTTAGTTAAAATAGTTAAGTGTCTGGTATTCAGTTTGATTGTATTTTCCTTGTAGGGCTTATGTAGGCCTAAAAATCTTCTTTTTTGGTTAATTGAGTGCTGCTGTATGGTTTGTGTAGTAGTGCTAAATTGTGCTAATGCATTGCACCTCTCTAGATTTGATTTATGAAACGGGCTACCAAAAGCCCCGGTCATTTAACTAACCAAATATTAACTTAAAACTTATTTCTATGAGAGGAAGATTTACATTCGTATTCTTCATTTACTGTATCATGGCATTTCCGCTGGCCTTATTGGCACAAGACATTCCGGT from Flavobacterium sp. W4I14 includes these protein-coding regions:
- a CDS encoding hypothetical protein (product_source=Hypo-rule applied) — its product is MTGAFGSPFHKSNLERCNALAQFSTTTQTIQQHSINQKRRFLGLHKPYKENTIKLNTRHLTILTKNVLICSENIVLRRFLAGDVNQELI